One Campylobacter concisus DNA window includes the following coding sequences:
- a CDS encoding molybdopterin-containing oxidoreductase family protein, whose product MQRRSFLKGTGAALAAAGTAPSLFGMEQFEVDFNPKSYKNEENVEYHYLTCPRNCRDACSMIAEIKDGKMVSIKGDPKHPLTQGTVCVKGHTYAMHLYNADRIMHPMKRVGKKGEGKWEKISWDQALKEIAAKLTEIKEKFGGEALTEFVYSGNEGHISKTIAPGNFFEKYGATRLVRNPCDWPRYAGTPSVIGTDFSKDALEIDESDMYISWGSNEAYTAVHWIRFAHRVKKRGGKIIVINTIRIPLANQADMFIQLKPSSDPAFCLAVCKFLIEEDLYDHEFVEKYTTGFENLVHECSLYTYGELSEMCGASVDQIKVFAREYAHAKAPAIMHGDGGQRHFNGARLVRAVTFLPVLTGALTKLGGGLFWAYVHVKGCFNFDNCMPDLSPKDKDGKKIERQQVSYIEFGKGIQKENPTYLDKPINTIIRACINYNSNLMVTAPNTNLIKKRVMDDDFFLVVIDPYETDTCDYADYVLPGVTFMESEDIQNDQISGYVCYNAQSVKPLGEAKTNLEFFNALAKAMGYTEECFNWDSETVCRRFLDTEFAKKQNITYEKLKSVGWIKPFRTPETMKDQFPYYPYAPKDKLVFGTKSGKCELYSQTFKDAGYHPVIDLETDWDYYEKSNKFGKDYLKKYPLYFMTPGTQLQDNSNWGNMPYILKRVIVKGNAELFMTREDMEARGIKNGDTVEATNEKGTAIFTAVETNQMNPGIVYAWNNIWVKVTKSRTGANILCSDGVSDLGNGSTYTASFCEVKKAAKQEM is encoded by the coding sequence ATGCAAAGACGTTCTTTCCTAAAAGGCACCGGAGCAGCTCTAGCAGCAGCTGGGACAGCTCCTAGCCTATTTGGTATGGAGCAATTTGAGGTGGATTTTAACCCAAAATCCTATAAGAACGAGGAAAATGTAGAGTACCACTACCTAACCTGTCCTAGAAACTGCCGTGATGCCTGTTCGATGATCGCTGAGATAAAAGATGGCAAAATGGTAAGCATAAAAGGCGATCCAAAACACCCTCTAACGCAAGGCACAGTCTGCGTCAAGGGTCACACCTATGCCATGCACCTATATAACGCTGACCGCATCATGCACCCTATGAAAAGAGTCGGTAAAAAAGGCGAGGGAAAATGGGAGAAGATAAGCTGGGATCAAGCCTTAAAAGAGATAGCTGCAAAGCTAACTGAGATAAAAGAGAAATTTGGCGGAGAAGCTTTGACCGAGTTTGTCTACTCTGGCAACGAAGGACATATCTCAAAAACTATCGCACCAGGAAATTTCTTTGAAAAATATGGAGCCACAAGACTTGTTAGAAACCCTTGTGACTGGCCAAGATATGCGGGTACTCCTAGCGTTATAGGTACTGACTTCTCAAAAGATGCACTTGAGATCGATGAGAGCGATATGTATATCAGCTGGGGATCAAACGAAGCTTATACAGCCGTACACTGGATAAGATTTGCTCACCGTGTTAAAAAAAGAGGCGGAAAGATCATCGTTATAAATACAATAAGAATTCCTCTAGCAAACCAAGCAGATATGTTTATCCAGCTAAAACCATCTAGCGACCCTGCATTTTGTCTAGCGGTCTGTAAATTTTTAATAGAAGAAGATCTATATGATCATGAATTTGTAGAAAAATACACAACAGGATTTGAAAATCTAGTACACGAGTGCTCACTCTACACCTATGGCGAGCTATCTGAGATGTGCGGAGCAAGTGTAGATCAGATCAAAGTTTTTGCTAGAGAGTACGCTCACGCAAAAGCACCAGCTATCATGCACGGCGATGGCGGACAAAGACACTTTAACGGAGCAAGACTTGTTCGTGCGGTTACATTTTTACCAGTTTTAACTGGCGCCTTGACAAAGCTTGGTGGCGGACTATTTTGGGCATACGTACATGTAAAAGGCTGCTTTAATTTCGACAACTGCATGCCAGATCTCTCTCCAAAAGATAAAGATGGCAAAAAGATAGAAAGACAGCAAGTAAGCTATATAGAATTTGGTAAAGGCATACAAAAAGAAAATCCAACATATCTTGATAAGCCTATAAACACTATCATTAGAGCATGTATCAACTACAACTCAAATTTAATGGTAACAGCACCAAATACAAATTTGATCAAAAAGCGTGTAATGGACGATGACTTCTTTTTGGTTGTAATTGATCCTTACGAAACAGATACCTGTGACTATGCTGACTATGTTCTACCTGGTGTTACATTTATGGAGAGTGAGGATATCCAAAACGACCAAATTTCTGGATACGTCTGTTACAACGCTCAAAGTGTAAAACCTCTTGGTGAAGCTAAGACAAATTTAGAGTTCTTTAACGCTCTTGCAAAAGCGATGGGCTATACAGAAGAGTGCTTTAACTGGGATAGTGAAACGGTTTGCAGACGCTTTTTGGATACAGAATTTGCCAAAAAACAAAATATCACCTATGAAAAACTAAAATCAGTCGGCTGGATCAAACCATTTAGAACGCCTGAAACAATGAAGGATCAGTTTCCGTACTACCCTTATGCGCCAAAAGACAAACTAGTCTTTGGTACAAAGAGTGGAAAATGCGAGCTTTACTCACAAACCTTTAAAGACGCAGGATATCATCCAGTAATAGACCTTGAAACCGACTGGGACTACTATGAAAAGAGCAATAAATTTGGAAAAGACTATCTTAAGAAATATCCGCTTTATTTCATGACGCCGGGTACTCAGCTCCAAGATAACTCAAACTGGGGCAATATGCCTTATATCTTAAAAAGAGTTATCGTTAAGGGCAATGCTGAGCTATTTATGACACGTGAAGATATGGAAGCACGCGGTATCAAAAATGGAGACACAGTTGAGGCAACAAACGAAAAAGGTACAGCCATCTTTACAGCAGTCGAGACAAATCAAATGAACCCAGGCATAGTCTATGCGTGGAACAACATCTGGGTAAAAGTGACTAAATCAAGAACTGGAGCAAATATACTTTGCTCTGATGGTGTTAGCGATCTAGGAAATGGCTCAACCTATACAGCTAGCTTTTGTGAAGTAAAAAAAGCAGCTAAACAAGAGATGTAA
- a CDS encoding 4Fe-4S dicluster domain-containing protein translates to MKRKQGFLFDYNFCIGCKACEISCQVYHNQDPDINWRHVDGLMIHEDGIEKEIFITHSCHHCDEPACMDVCPVGAYIKLENGVVQPLHDKCIGCGYCLMACPYGSITKGKDGKAQKCNLCAEKLERGEEPACVAGCPCGVLKLVDSNVSDSAGMQKEMPGFKHFFTKPNIRFYPRMKRNEFIH, encoded by the coding sequence ATGAAAAGAAAACAAGGTTTTTTATTTGATTATAACTTTTGTATAGGCTGCAAGGCTTGTGAAATTTCATGTCAAGTCTATCACAACCAAGATCCAGATATAAACTGGAGACATGTTGATGGCCTTATGATACATGAAGATGGCATAGAAAAAGAGATCTTTATAACTCACTCTTGTCATCACTGCGACGAGCCAGCCTGTATGGATGTCTGCCCAGTTGGGGCTTATATCAAGCTAGAAAATGGTGTCGTACAGCCACTTCATGATAAGTGCATAGGCTGCGGATACTGCTTGATGGCTTGCCCTTATGGCTCTATTACAAAAGGTAAAGACGGTAAAGCTCAAAAGTGTAATCTCTGCGCTGAAAAACTTGAGCGTGGCGAAGAGCCAGCTTGTGTAGCAGGCTGTCCATGTGGAGTACTAAAACTAGTTGATAGCAACGTTAGCGACAGCGCTGGTATGCAAAAAGAGATGCCAGGCTTTAAACACTTCTTTACCAAGCCAAATATCCGCTTTTATCCAAGAATGAAGCGAAACGAATTCATACACTAA
- a CDS encoding TorD/DmsD family molecular chaperone, whose protein sequence is MDKVKEKLSVSLSVEDFLRRFFLVELREQNLDELISLSLNFSDKFKNHDFILWLNKCKDDLNLLDELRYEFNRLFVGPRHPKAEPYESVYFDYKTMFGEKTMQVRGFYKSSGLKLSKEQFDKFPDDFIGYELQYLYFLSFNALQADEKEKMDEILHKKYDFIRTHPFEWFYKFSSRCKEATNLEAYVSFADFLNLYLENEIEQSRALLTFKS, encoded by the coding sequence ATGGATAAGGTCAAAGAAAAGCTTAGCGTTAGCCTTAGTGTTGAAGACTTTTTAAGGCGATTTTTCTTAGTAGAGCTTAGAGAGCAAAATTTAGATGAGCTCATAAGCCTAAGCCTTAATTTTAGTGATAAATTTAAAAATCATGACTTCATACTTTGGCTAAATAAGTGTAAAGATGATCTAAATTTGCTAGACGAGCTAAGATATGAATTTAATAGGCTATTTGTAGGGCCAAGACACCCAAAAGCTGAGCCATACGAGTCGGTTTATTTTGATTATAAAACGATGTTTGGCGAAAAGACTATGCAGGTGCGTGGCTTTTATAAAAGCTCTGGACTAAAGCTTAGCAAAGAGCAGTTTGATAAATTTCCAGATGATTTCATCGGATACGAGCTGCAATACCTTTACTTTCTAAGTTTCAATGCCTTACAAGCAGACGAAAAAGAGAAAATGGATGAAATTTTACATAAAAAATATGACTTCATCCGCACTCATCCGTTTGAGTGGTTTTATAAATTTAGCTCTCGCTGTAAGGAGGCTACAAATTTAGAAGCCTATGTGAGCTTTGCTGATTTTTTAAATTTATATCTTGAAAACGAGATAGAGCAGTCAAGAGCTCTTCTAACTTTTAAGAGTTAA
- the nrfD gene encoding NrfD/PsrC family molybdoenzyme membrane anchor subunit — translation MEQTTWGWLIVIYLFLGGLGAGAFLCSALAYKGFLGKLDEKFYKFGFLLAPIAVIVGTVLLLFDLAPSAAINPAKIIGLYTRPVSIMSIGTYLLTFFIIVSVLVLLQVKKAGKICDMMLSFGSLLAIGVMGYTGLLLYVVKAIPLWASIWLPILFTISAISTGLSANAAATLNAGHGLSQCAHKFHVVLVALEIVAVLALFASVRSEAAGMASVTKIVSGSLAPMFWIGFIVLGLALPLIGGSKFMLQRCSVTKDGAVCGCSEGVKSCVYNEYGVLIGGFCLRAFIVLGAIYIF, via the coding sequence ATGGAACAAACAACTTGGGGATGGCTCATAGTCATATATCTGTTTTTAGGTGGTTTAGGTGCTGGGGCATTTTTGTGCTCGGCTTTAGCCTATAAAGGCTTTTTGGGCAAGCTCGATGAGAAATTTTACAAATTTGGATTTTTGCTAGCGCCAATAGCGGTCATAGTTGGAACTGTACTTTTGCTATTTGACCTAGCACCAAGTGCGGCGATCAATCCAGCTAAGATCATAGGTCTTTACACAAGACCAGTTTCTATAATGAGTATCGGCACATATCTTCTAACATTTTTCATAATAGTTAGCGTGCTCGTGCTTTTACAAGTTAAAAAAGCTGGCAAAATTTGCGATATGATGCTTAGTTTTGGCTCGCTACTTGCAATTGGAGTGATGGGTTATACTGGACTACTTTTGTATGTTGTAAAAGCGATCCCACTATGGGCAAGCATATGGCTACCGATTTTATTTACGATCTCCGCGATCTCTACAGGGCTTAGCGCAAATGCCGCCGCTACGCTAAATGCGGGGCACGGGCTAAGCCAATGCGCGCATAAATTTCACGTCGTTTTAGTCGCACTTGAGATTGTTGCGGTACTAGCGCTATTTGCTAGCGTGAGAAGCGAGGCTGCGGGCATGGCTAGCGTGACTAAGATAGTCAGCGGCTCGCTTGCGCCGATGTTTTGGATAGGCTTTATAGTGCTTGGTCTTGCACTGCCATTAATTGGCGGCAGTAAATTTATGCTACAAAGATGTAGCGTGACAAAAGACGGAGCAGTATGCGGATGTAGCGAAGGCGTTAAAAGCTGCGTATATAATGAATATGGTGTTTTAATCGGCGGTTTTTGCCTAAGAGCATTTATCGTTCTTGGAGCAATTTATATATTTTAA
- a CDS encoding isoaspartyl peptidase/L-asparaginase family protein, whose translation MKLAFSKAVFVAAGVALFAGSLLNAEDKFSPVIVIHGGTSGLELTKDEFKVREEPMKKALLAGQAVLEKGGSAMDAVTAAIMVLEDDPNFNAGKGAVFTADGFNELDASIMDGSTKKAGAVAMARHIKNPILGARVVMDKTWHTLVAGDGADKLAKENGLEMVDQKYFFTQFRYDALQRAKEKQKLMLDSEKTKKTSLNLYERPYLGTVGAIALDKNGNLAAATSTGGMTNKMTGRIGDSPIIGSGTYADNDSVAVSCTGTGDIYMRVNAAHEVSALYKYKTSDVQKAAEEAVKEVAALGGSGGIISIDKLGKTGFAWTKDKLGMYHGEARLGAKPVVYWPLGEK comes from the coding sequence ATGAAACTAGCATTTTCAAAAGCTGTTTTTGTAGCAGCTGGCGTTGCCTTATTCGCAGGCTCACTCTTAAACGCAGAGGATAAATTTAGTCCCGTCATAGTCATACATGGTGGCACTAGCGGACTTGAGCTTACTAAAGATGAGTTTAAAGTGCGTGAAGAGCCTATGAAAAAGGCGCTTTTGGCCGGCCAAGCTGTGCTTGAAAAGGGTGGTAGCGCGATGGATGCAGTGACGGCAGCCATTATGGTGTTAGAAGACGATCCAAATTTCAATGCTGGCAAGGGCGCAGTATTTACAGCTGATGGCTTTAATGAGCTAGACGCTTCTATTATGGACGGTTCTACTAAAAAAGCAGGCGCAGTTGCGATGGCAAGACATATCAAAAACCCAATCCTTGGCGCAAGAGTCGTAATGGATAAGACTTGGCACACGCTTGTTGCTGGCGATGGAGCTGACAAACTAGCCAAAGAAAACGGCCTAGAGATGGTTGATCAAAAGTACTTTTTCACGCAGTTTAGATATGACGCACTCCAAAGGGCTAAAGAGAAACAAAAGCTCATGCTTGATAGTGAAAAGACAAAGAAAACCTCACTAAATTTATATGAGCGTCCATATCTCGGTACTGTTGGAGCGATAGCTCTTGATAAAAATGGCAACCTAGCTGCAGCAACAAGTACTGGTGGCATGACAAATAAAATGACTGGCCGTATAGGTGATAGTCCGATAATTGGCTCTGGAACCTATGCAGATAATGATTCAGTGGCAGTCTCTTGCACAGGCACAGGTGATATCTATATGCGCGTAAATGCTGCTCATGAGGTCTCAGCTCTTTATAAATACAAAACTTCAGATGTGCAAAAAGCAGCCGAAGAGGCTGTAAAAGAGGTAGCAGCACTAGGCGGTAGTGGCGGTATCATCTCTATCGATAAACTTGGTAAGACTGGCTTTGCTTGGACTAAAGATAAGCTTGGTATGTATCATGGTGAGGCAAGACTTGGAGCTAAACCAGTTGTTTACTGGCCACTTGGCGAGAAATGA
- a CDS encoding retention module-containing protein translates to MQTQVGVIKQISGLVVAVDQNGVSRVLKVGDALYLGEVIKTSSASSKAVVSMDNGKDVTILGDESLKLDENVAAGQNSNKVADVSDLQKALLNGEDLTKLEETAAGGNAAAAGGGDGVSLGAASFDEGGHYSNINENFRSIGDLNSARGAERIGGVSGAADNAGGDTGFVDTTIPTVTLDPINNTSTVVTGKVPNPDPNTTVIVEIPGHTPVTVPVNPDGTFSVPTPDNKPLKPGTEVKVTPKDDAGNGTPVTTPVSDVVPPQVDLTPKADGTVDVVPHDNDATKVEISYTDNGGNTQTITVVKNPSAGWVVDSTSGKTTAPTGAFKLDPHSGKVTISDNATKDNTPVIAKATDGAGNTATGETTAPDKFTIKFNDDADGNGTITRGENYAEGGAKATATISIPNLAKDSSKIHVIGTGINDYYTVHKDASGNITSVVDTKGNNAFDGDNGIKVSYDYNHYQTALGNAASITAELEGTTLKATSSVKFENVKMADVEFVELDKNGNVLSDMKTGNIDTTRRYNRATAALDGDINHTTARISLPDNIQDGDVITVKYGFGPSAASLAATGGTDTTAYKYFLVHKAADGSMTVDQITSETDKTPIKSGLTSTNGAGEKFGIDIHDMPTANYDHTHSRGIEVKITGEDDSSMGMNSRYISRESMQAPTVMFVEGSKEFDPAVVGNGGPGSIGMKMEYAGLDGDIHHTTARIKLPSIFSDGDKLTVAITDYNKIYADTGVVKYPDDNPAPTAVKTFVIHKAADGTVTFDEVDASGNVIHAGIPSVNNSAIDVSEITLYSRDEAGFVHATRVDATITDHLNLNGNDSASDIANYVFRETVNVKDVTITTVHDDFGSITGDISKGGKTDDKTPELIGKADKFATIEIFDGTHSLGTTTADKDGNWSFTPSTPLNDGEHKFTAKATIGGSSKTSGEYAIDIDTHVSITLESVDLVADSSSLPGAGTMPLPVRNLTGGKMPLSDHNDILNVSGNVTGGAEVLAGKGNDKISIGGYLGGILGNKGIINLGESDAKLTKTVRISVSSDEDNREFIIKDANDHEIGRATTDANGKFDGKVNLTRTISPNEKISVEISDTVGNTASDSKVASHIVNSNGARYYNNELGIGTDVDTGTIIGGSGNDKVVVGTANHGSRYVTDGSEINLGDGDNYLSVYSNISGSKVQMGSGDDIVKTGFDEANNKFTNGDGYITGKSIVDLGDGNNKLDVGTNIDNSKVTTGSGDDNVEVRGYIWNASGKIAGTNEEYGVYLGDGNNKLKVGTNIDNSKVTTGSGDDVIEAGGYVINSKINLGDGNDTITVGWIKGNNNDINGGTGYDKLAITNPGTSINLDSIASQAHNFEELNISNKSQNTTLSVKLSDVISLTDGDNTLKITADAGDKVEFKDTGWQKGASTDGYTAYTNDTSGTTVTVEIKDEVTQPM, encoded by the coding sequence ATGCAAACTCAAGTAGGAGTAATCAAACAAATCTCAGGCTTAGTAGTAGCTGTAGATCAAAATGGCGTTAGCCGCGTTTTAAAAGTTGGCGACGCTTTATATCTTGGGGAGGTTATAAAGACCTCTTCAGCTTCTTCTAAAGCCGTAGTTTCAATGGACAATGGCAAAGATGTCACCATCTTGGGTGATGAGTCGTTAAAGCTTGATGAAAATGTAGCCGCAGGACAAAATTCAAATAAAGTAGCCGATGTTAGTGACTTGCAAAAAGCGTTGTTAAACGGCGAAGATCTAACAAAACTAGAGGAGACTGCCGCTGGTGGTAACGCAGCCGCAGCTGGTGGTGGAGATGGCGTTAGCCTTGGTGCAGCGTCGTTTGATGAGGGCGGTCACTACTCAAATATCAATGAAAATTTTCGCTCTATAGGCGACCTAAACAGCGCAAGAGGTGCTGAGAGGATAGGCGGCGTAAGCGGCGCAGCCGATAATGCTGGTGGTGACACTGGTTTTGTAGATACTACTATCCCAACAGTAACTCTAGATCCAATTAACAACACTTCAACAGTAGTAACTGGTAAGGTTCCAAACCCAGATCCAAATACCACTGTAATTGTTGAAATTCCTGGTCATACCCCAGTTACAGTTCCAGTAAATCCTGATGGTACATTTAGTGTTCCTACACCAGATAATAAACCACTAAAACCAGGTACTGAGGTAAAAGTTACTCCAAAAGATGATGCAGGCAATGGTACACCAGTTACTACTCCAGTATCAGACGTTGTACCGCCACAAGTAGATCTCACCCCAAAGGCTGACGGCACAGTTGATGTAGTGCCTCACGACAATGACGCGACAAAGGTTGAAATTTCATACACAGATAATGGTGGCAACACGCAAACTATAACCGTGGTCAAAAACCCAAGCGCCGGCTGGGTCGTAGATAGCACATCTGGCAAGACGACAGCTCCAACAGGTGCTTTCAAGCTTGATCCACATAGTGGCAAGGTCACTATCAGCGACAATGCGACAAAAGACAACACTCCAGTGATCGCAAAGGCCACTGATGGCGCTGGCAACACAGCCACAGGCGAGACTACTGCTCCAGATAAATTTACTATCAAATTTAATGATGATGCAGATGGCAATGGCACTATCACAAGAGGCGAGAACTATGCCGAGGGTGGCGCAAAAGCTACTGCAACTATCAGCATACCAAACCTTGCAAAGGACAGCAGCAAGATACATGTCATAGGCACTGGCATAAATGACTATTACACAGTTCATAAAGATGCTAGTGGCAATATTACAAGCGTTGTAGATACAAAAGGCAACAATGCATTTGACGGCGATAATGGCATAAAGGTTAGCTACGACTATAACCACTATCAAACAGCCCTCGGAAATGCAGCTAGTATCACAGCTGAGCTAGAAGGCACAACTCTTAAAGCTACTTCAAGTGTTAAATTTGAAAATGTCAAAATGGCTGACGTTGAATTTGTAGAGCTTGATAAGAATGGTAATGTTTTAAGCGATATGAAAACTGGCAATATAGATACTACTAGGAGGTATAATAGAGCCACGGCTGCACTTGATGGTGACATAAACCACACCACAGCTCGTATATCATTACCTGACAATATCCAAGATGGCGACGTTATAACCGTAAAATATGGTTTTGGACCTAGTGCTGCATCTTTAGCTGCAACAGGTGGCACAGATACGACTGCTTATAAGTATTTCTTAGTTCATAAAGCAGCTGATGGCTCTATGACGGTTGATCAGATCACTTCAGAGACTGATAAGACACCTATAAAATCAGGTCTTACATCTACAAATGGCGCTGGCGAGAAATTTGGTATAGATATCCACGATATGCCAACAGCCAACTATGATCATACACATTCACGTGGTATAGAAGTAAAAATAACAGGCGAAGATGATTCGAGTATGGGTATGAATTCTAGGTATATAAGTAGAGAAAGCATGCAAGCCCCAACTGTTATGTTTGTAGAAGGCAGCAAAGAATTTGATCCAGCTGTAGTAGGCAATGGTGGACCTGGATCTATTGGCATGAAAATGGAATATGCTGGACTAGATGGTGATATACACCACACAACAGCACGTATCAAGCTACCAAGTATCTTCTCAGATGGCGATAAACTAACAGTTGCTATAACTGACTATAACAAAATTTATGCAGATACTGGCGTAGTAAAATATCCAGATGATAATCCAGCTCCAACTGCTGTAAAGACATTTGTTATCCACAAAGCGGCTGATGGTACTGTGACATTTGACGAGGTTGATGCAAGCGGTAATGTCATACATGCAGGTATCCCATCAGTAAATAACAGTGCTATAGATGTATCTGAAATAACTCTATATAGTAGAGATGAAGCTGGTTTTGTTCACGCAACTCGTGTTGATGCGACCATCACAGATCATCTTAACCTAAATGGCAATGATAGCGCAAGCGACATTGCAAATTATGTCTTCCGTGAGACTGTAAATGTTAAAGATGTTACTATCACAACCGTACATGATGATTTTGGTAGCATAACAGGCGACATATCAAAAGGTGGAAAAACAGATGATAAAACTCCAGAGTTGATAGGCAAAGCAGATAAATTTGCTACGATCGAAATTTTTGATGGTACACACTCTTTGGGTACAACTACAGCTGACAAAGATGGTAACTGGAGCTTTACACCTAGCACCCCACTAAATGACGGCGAGCATAAATTTACAGCCAAAGCAACTATCGGTGGCTCTAGCAAGACAAGTGGCGAGTATGCAATAGATATAGATACTCATGTAAGTATCACACTAGAAAGTGTTGATCTTGTTGCAGATAGTAGTAGCTTACCAGGTGCAGGAACTATGCCATTGCCAGTAAGAAATTTAACAGGTGGAAAAATGCCTCTTAGTGACCACAATGATATTCTTAATGTTAGTGGTAATGTTACAGGTGGCGCTGAAGTACTAGCTGGTAAAGGAAATGATAAGATAAGTATAGGAGGATACTTAGGAGGTATTCTGGGCAATAAAGGTATCATTAATCTAGGTGAAAGTGATGCCAAACTAACTAAAACTGTTCGTATCTCAGTTAGCTCAGATGAAGACAATAGAGAATTTATCATCAAAGATGCAAATGACCATGAGATAGGTAGAGCTACTACTGATGCTAATGGAAAATTTGATGGGAAGGTAAATTTAACAAGAACTATTAGCCCTAATGAAAAAATAAGTGTCGAGATAAGCGATACTGTTGGCAACACAGCTTCAGATAGTAAAGTAGCTAGCCATATAGTTAATAGCAATGGAGCTCGCTATTATAACAATGAACTAGGAATAGGCACGGATGTTGATACTGGAACCATTATAGGTGGTAGCGGCAATGACAAGGTAGTAGTCGGAACCGCAAACCACGGTAGTCGTTATGTCACTGATGGATCTGAGATTAACCTAGGTGATGGGGACAATTATTTAAGTGTTTATTCAAATATATCTGGCTCTAAAGTTCAAATGGGTAGTGGTGATGATATAGTTAAAACCGGCTTTGACGAGGCGAATAATAAATTTACCAATGGAGATGGTTATATAACTGGTAAGTCAATAGTAGATCTAGGTGATGGTAATAATAAGCTTGATGTTGGAACTAATATCGATAACTCTAAAGTCACAACTGGAAGTGGCGATGACAATGTAGAAGTAAGAGGTTATATATGGAATGCTAGCGGTAAGATCGCAGGAACAAATGAAGAATATGGTGTATATCTAGGTGACGGAAATAATAAACTAAAAGTTGGCACAAACATAGATAACTCGAAAGTCACAACTGGAAGTGGCGATGATGTTATAGAAGCTGGAGGCTATGTCATAAATTCTAAGATAAATTTAGGTGATGGTAATGATACTATAACAGTTGGCTGGATCAAAGGCAATAACAACGACATCAACGGTGGTACTGGCTATGACAAACTAGCTATCACTAATCCAGGAACATCTATAAATTTAGATAGTATTGCAAGCCAAGCACACAACTTTGAAGAGCTTAATATCTCTAACAAGAGCCAAAATACTACTTTAAGCGTAAAACTAAGTGATGTTATAAGCTTAACAGATGGTGATAATACTCTAAAAATAACAGCTGATGCTGGAGATAAAGTAGAATTTAAAGATACTGGTTGGCAAAAGGGTGCATCAACTGACGGCTATACCGCATATACAAATGATACTAGCGGAACAACTGTTACTGTTGAGATCAAGGACGAAGTAACACAGCCTATGTAA
- a CDS encoding RidA family protein, whose product MKKQISTKNAPQAIGPYSQAISANGFLFISGQLGVTPAGEFAGSNVEAQAEQSLTNLQNILAEAGLSFDNVVKTTIFLADMADFAKVNVTYAKFFKEPYPARSTVAVKTLPKDALVEIEVIAAQ is encoded by the coding sequence ATGAAAAAACAAATTTCAACAAAAAACGCTCCACAAGCGATCGGACCGTACTCTCAGGCGATTAGCGCGAATGGATTTTTATTTATCTCAGGTCAGCTTGGCGTCACACCAGCAGGTGAGTTTGCAGGTAGCAATGTAGAGGCACAAGCCGAGCAATCACTTACAAATTTACAAAACATTTTGGCTGAGGCTGGACTTAGTTTTGATAATGTCGTAAAGACTACGATCTTTTTAGCAGATATGGCAGATTTTGCTAAAGTAAATGTCACATACGCTAAATTTTTCAAAGAGCCATATCCAGCCAGAAGCACGGTGGCTGTGAAGACTTTGCCAAAAGATGCACTTGTAGAAATTGAGGTTATCGCAGCACAATAA
- a CDS encoding cysteine permease gives MQITLAPNEFLDDYVLGAQLAKNAGISSNAYLFWKNAISAKFENSRIVFLRKKSVPEKFASALQACTPLNGLVPTGVFCSFTSLAPSHLVAKNGSKIYDLFEFHEICGIKFLNLKKFYDDLKLNYSYRIYIEKCKFFSPAPFEKRIKLTETMCLGYY, from the coding sequence ATGCAAATAACCCTTGCACCAAACGAATTTTTAGATGACTACGTGCTTGGCGCTCAGCTTGCCAAAAACGCCGGCATCTCATCAAACGCCTATCTCTTTTGGAAAAATGCCATCAGCGCTAAATTTGAAAACTCACGCATCGTTTTTCTTAGAAAAAAGAGCGTCCCAGAGAAATTTGCAAGCGCTTTGCAAGCTTGCACGCCGTTAAATGGTCTTGTGCCAACTGGCGTTTTTTGCTCATTTACCTCGCTTGCCCCCTCGCACCTTGTGGCAAAAAATGGCTCTAAAATTTATGATCTTTTTGAATTTCATGAAATTTGCGGTATCAAATTTTTAAATTTAAAGAAATTTTATGATGATTTAAAGCTTAACTACTCGTATAGGATTTACATCGAAAAGTGCAAATTTTTCTCGCCAGCGCCATTTGAAAAGCGCATAAAACTAACTGAGACTATGTGTCTTGGCTACTACTAG